One stretch of Manis pentadactyla isolate mManPen7 chromosome 10, mManPen7.hap1, whole genome shotgun sequence DNA includes these proteins:
- the LOC130685097 gene encoding olfactory receptor 6C4-like has product MMGNQTSAIEFILLGLTNDAKLQAVLFLFLLLTYVLSIMGNLTIIFLTLLDYRLQTPMYFFLRNFFILEISFTSVFVPKMLVNIGTGDKTISFAGCFTQYFFAILLGATDFYLLAAMSYDRYIALCKPLHYTTIMSRRLCIQLVLCSWFSGFLVVTVPHILTLQLPFCASNIINHYCCDYTVLLHLSCSDTHFIEVMEFVLAVVTLIFTLVLVILSYTYIIRTILRIPFVQQRKKAFSTCSSHMTVVLLSYGSCIFMYVNPSVKDAATFNKGVAVLNTSVAPLLNPFIYTLRNKQVKIAFKDMVSKITIFSRK; this is encoded by the coding sequence ATGATGGGAAACCAAACATCAGCGATAGAGTTCATTCTTCTTGGGTTGACAAATGACGCCAAGCTTCAGGCtgtgcttttcctttttctgctgCTAACTTATGTCTTGAGCATCATGGGAAATCTGACGATCATCTTTCTGACCCTGCTGGATTATCGCCTCCAGActcccatgtatttcttcctccggaattttttcattttggaaatatCTTTTACCTCAGTCTTTGTTCCCAAAATGCTAGTCAATATTGGAACTGGAGACAAGACTATCTCCTTTGCTGGTTGTTTCACTCAGTACTTCTTTGCCATCCTTCTGGGAGCAACTGACTTTTACCTCTTAGCTGCCATGTCTTATGACCGGTATATTGCCCTTTGCAAACCCCTACATTATACAACTATCATGAGCAGGAGACTCTGCATTCAACTTGTCCTGTGTTCCTGGTTCTCTGGTTTTTTAGTTGTCACTGTGCCACATATACTGACTCTCCAGCTGCCTTTCTGCGCGTCCAACATCATCAATCATTATTGCTGTGACTATACTGTACTGTTGCATTTGTCCTGTTCAGACACACATTTCATAGAAGTGATGGAGTTTGTCCTTGCTGTGGTTACCCTTATCTTCACACTGGTGCTAGTGATTCTTTCATACACATACATTATCAGGACAATACTAAGAATCCCCTTTGTTCAGCAAAGAAAAAAGGCTTTTTCTACATGTTCCTCTCACATGACTGTGGTCTTACTTTCTTATGGAAGCTGTATTTTTATGTACGTAAATCCCTCTGTTAAGGATGCAGCAACTTTTAATAAAGGAGTGGCTGTTTTAAATACCTCAGTTGCTCCTTTATTGAACCCTTTCATCTATACCTTAAGGAACAAGCAAGTAAAAATAGCCTTCAAAGATATGGTCAGTAAGATAACAATTTTTTCAAGAAAGTGA